Proteins encoded in a region of the Corynebacterium genitalium ATCC 33030 genome:
- a CDS encoding ABC transporter ATP-binding protein produces the protein MQPLFRVMKSASALWPYYLGIVVISSLTVALNLLTPFILREATDTIVDGGSLTTLTWLAAALLLTQSLWTLGRNIGGYLGDVVSARIRQVLSTRYYAKLLSLPQSYFDGQVTGTIIARLDRSIMNITQTIQSFSNSLLPMFLQLIAILCITAFYYWPLTVLLLMLFPIYLVLTALTSKRWQKFEQAKNEEIDLANGRFAEVVGQVKVTKSFVAEARELDSFGTRYGETINLTRPQSRWWHSMDVGRSMAMNVIFFFIYLVLFRETLNGRFSIGDMVMLVQMVTMAQQPVQMMSFLVDSAQRAIAGSRDYFKVMDEPTEEAANSQIVAATEASDVPEVDTAAVPALQEGEPMVAFDNVSFAYTPGEPVLEDVSFTARHGEKIALVGESGGGKSTLVNLLLGLYPITQGRLKVCGKDIDTADIERVRASTGVVFQEPALFSGTIRENIAYGKPDASDAEIEDVAKRANAHGFISSFKDGYDTVIGERGLRLSGGQKQRVAVARAMLKDAPVLVLDEATSALDTKSERAVQAGLDELMKDRTTIMIAHRLSTIADVDTIITFKDGRIDEMGSPAELAASGGIYSELLALTASSSAADRERLKAFGFQDAADTDDTDDADGADD, from the coding sequence GTGCAACCTCTTTTCCGCGTCATGAAGAGCGCCTCCGCCCTGTGGCCGTACTACCTCGGCATCGTGGTGATTTCCTCACTGACGGTCGCGCTGAACTTGCTCACCCCATTCATTCTTCGCGAAGCGACGGACACCATTGTCGACGGTGGAAGCTTAACGACGCTCACGTGGCTGGCCGCCGCCCTCCTGTTGACCCAATCGTTGTGGACGTTAGGCCGCAACATCGGCGGTTATTTGGGCGATGTCGTTTCCGCGCGCATCCGGCAGGTGCTGTCCACCCGCTACTACGCCAAACTGTTGTCGCTGCCGCAAAGCTACTTCGACGGCCAGGTGACAGGAACGATCATCGCGCGGCTGGACCGCTCGATCATGAACATCACGCAGACGATCCAGAGCTTCTCCAACTCTCTGCTGCCGATGTTCCTCCAGCTCATTGCGATTCTGTGCATCACGGCCTTCTACTACTGGCCGCTGACCGTGCTGCTGCTCATGCTCTTCCCGATCTACTTGGTGCTTACGGCGTTGACCTCAAAACGTTGGCAGAAGTTCGAGCAGGCCAAGAACGAAGAGATCGACCTGGCCAACGGCCGCTTCGCGGAGGTCGTTGGCCAGGTGAAGGTGACCAAGTCTTTCGTTGCGGAGGCCCGGGAGCTGGATTCCTTTGGCACCCGCTACGGCGAGACGATCAACCTGACCCGGCCGCAGTCCCGTTGGTGGCATTCAATGGACGTCGGGCGCAGCATGGCCATGAACGTCATCTTCTTCTTCATCTATCTTGTGCTGTTCCGCGAGACCTTGAACGGCCGCTTTTCCATCGGCGACATGGTCATGCTGGTCCAGATGGTCACGATGGCCCAGCAGCCGGTGCAAATGATGAGCTTCCTGGTGGACTCCGCTCAGCGCGCCATCGCCGGCTCCCGCGACTACTTCAAGGTGATGGACGAGCCGACCGAGGAAGCCGCCAACTCCCAGATCGTCGCTGCCACAGAGGCATCCGATGTTCCGGAGGTGGACACCGCCGCCGTGCCCGCCCTGCAGGAGGGCGAGCCGATGGTCGCCTTCGACAACGTTTCCTTCGCTTACACGCCCGGTGAGCCTGTGCTCGAGGACGTCAGCTTCACAGCCCGCCACGGGGAGAAGATCGCGCTCGTTGGAGAATCCGGCGGTGGCAAGTCCACGCTGGTCAACCTACTGCTGGGCCTATACCCCATTACGCAGGGCCGCTTGAAAGTCTGCGGCAAAGACATCGACACCGCCGATATTGAGCGCGTCCGCGCTTCCACAGGCGTGGTCTTTCAGGAACCGGCGTTGTTCTCCGGCACAATCCGGGAGAACATCGCGTACGGCAAGCCCGATGCCAGCGATGCCGAGATTGAAGACGTGGCTAAGCGCGCCAACGCGCACGGCTTCATCTCGTCCTTCAAGGACGGCTACGACACGGTCATCGGCGAGCGCGGTTTGCGTCTGTCCGGCGGCCAAAAGCAGCGCGTTGCGGTCGCCCGCGCGATGCTCAAGGACGCGCCAGTGCTGGTGCTCGACGAGGCGACATCGGCGTTGGACACCAAATCCGAGCGCGCCGTTCAAGCGGGCCTGGACGAGTTGATGAAGGATCGCACCACCATCATGATCGCCCACCGCTTATCGACGATCGCCGACGTCGACACCATCATCACCTTCAAGGACGGACGGATCGACGAGATGGGCTCACCCGCCGAGCTGGCAGCCTCCGGGGGCATTTACTCGGAGCTACTGGCACTCACTGCGTCCAGCTCGGCCGCTGACAGGGAGCGGCTCAAGGCGTTCGGGTTTCAAGATGCCGCCGACACAGATGACACTGACGACGCAGACGGCGCCGACGACTAG
- the idi gene encoding isopentenyl-diphosphate Delta-isomerase, with translation MEQVVLCDDDGRPTGTADKFEVHTTDTPLHLAFSAWLFDASGHLLISRRALGKKTWPGVWTNSFCGHPAPGEATEDAVVRRAQQELGLPASALADLRCVLPDFRYRAVDSSGIVEHEICPVYVVRLAGGAEAAPNPDEVDSTKGVNPADLITAAEAMPAVFSPWLVEELARPELRAVLEGQ, from the coding sequence ATGGAGCAGGTAGTTCTGTGCGACGATGACGGCCGCCCCACCGGCACCGCCGACAAATTCGAGGTCCACACGACGGACACGCCGTTGCATTTGGCGTTTTCCGCTTGGCTTTTCGACGCCTCCGGCCACCTCCTCATCTCCCGCCGCGCGTTAGGGAAGAAAACCTGGCCGGGTGTGTGGACGAACAGCTTCTGCGGTCACCCCGCCCCAGGCGAAGCTACCGAGGATGCCGTTGTCCGCCGCGCCCAGCAAGAGCTCGGCCTGCCGGCGTCCGCTCTGGCCGATCTGCGCTGCGTTCTGCCGGACTTCCGCTACCGGGCTGTCGACTCCTCTGGGATCGTCGAGCACGAGATCTGCCCCGTCTATGTCGTGCGCCTTGCCGGCGGTGCCGAAGCTGCCCCGAATCCCGATGAGGTGGACAGCACTAAGGGGGTGAACCCCGCCGATCTCATCACCGCCGCTGAGGCGATGCCGGCGGTCTTCTCCCCGTGGTTGGTGGAAGAACTGGCCCGCCCCGAACTGCGTGCAGTGCTCGAGGGGCAGTAG
- a CDS encoding carboxylesterase family protein, giving the protein MSNPVEVTCPAGTIIGRVDGRIAHFHSIEYSHIPAPFDDAEPAPTGKLIDASTPHPERTALTITAPLGATDTDDLPVVVHIHGGRFEMGNHEDAATPGDALASNGVILVRIGYRLKLEGLVPFHDDRVAHFRAVDDVSLGLEWVQKNIEAFGGDPTNVTLTGQSAGANVVLWLMRRDHYRGAFRRAVALSPAFPRLTFEQRKKFIRAGAGIPLTRGSLNAASPKQLRRGYNAVRTRYITDMALGPAPLDTAEMAEVDLVISSVDEEMFNSSAIHDTLKTARLNMAAPGIGMGLKREQYVPFFKALKARNPKHINGEFFSANLIRRWVDQVAEGAPGRVWQAELTSDARTRARHSADLAPLFGAPPYRAGEGLNGWLIRYAHTGEPGWPEYKPDRTVLRVDLSGENAELVTDPLGYLRGVFREV; this is encoded by the coding sequence ATGAGCAACCCTGTTGAGGTGACCTGCCCCGCCGGGACGATCATCGGCCGCGTCGACGGCCGCATCGCCCACTTCCATTCGATTGAGTACTCGCACATTCCGGCCCCCTTCGACGATGCGGAACCAGCGCCAACGGGCAAGCTTATCGACGCATCTACGCCCCACCCCGAACGCACCGCCCTGACCATCACGGCCCCGCTCGGGGCGACAGACACTGATGACCTGCCCGTGGTGGTCCACATTCATGGTGGCCGCTTTGAAATGGGCAACCATGAGGATGCAGCAACTCCCGGTGACGCCTTGGCCTCAAACGGCGTGATCCTGGTCCGGATCGGATACCGCCTGAAATTGGAGGGGCTGGTCCCCTTCCACGACGACAGGGTCGCGCACTTCCGCGCCGTCGACGACGTGTCCCTGGGACTGGAATGGGTGCAGAAGAACATTGAGGCGTTCGGTGGTGACCCTACTAACGTGACGCTGACCGGCCAGTCCGCCGGCGCGAATGTGGTGCTGTGGCTGATGCGGCGCGACCATTACCGCGGCGCGTTTCGGCGCGCTGTGGCCCTCTCCCCTGCCTTCCCCCGCCTGACCTTCGAGCAGCGGAAGAAGTTCATTCGTGCCGGTGCGGGGATCCCTCTGACCCGCGGTTCCCTCAACGCTGCGAGCCCGAAGCAGCTCAGGCGCGGATACAACGCAGTGCGCACCCGGTATATCACCGATATGGCGCTTGGTCCCGCTCCACTGGATACCGCAGAGATGGCCGAGGTGGACTTGGTGATCTCCTCCGTCGATGAGGAGATGTTCAATTCCAGTGCCATCCACGACACCTTGAAGACCGCGCGGCTCAACATGGCCGCGCCCGGCATCGGCATGGGCCTCAAACGGGAGCAGTACGTCCCTTTCTTCAAAGCGCTTAAAGCCCGCAACCCGAAGCACATCAACGGGGAGTTCTTTTCCGCCAACCTGATCCGCCGCTGGGTCGACCAGGTTGCCGAGGGTGCGCCGGGCCGAGTGTGGCAGGCCGAGCTGACCTCCGACGCCCGCACCCGTGCCCGCCACTCCGCCGATTTGGCACCGCTGTTCGGCGCCCCGCCGTACCGTGCGGGCGAAGGCCTCAATGGCTGGCTCATCCGCTACGCCCACACCGGCGAGCCTGGCTGGCCGGAGTACAAACCCGACCGGACCGTCCTGCGGGTTGACCTCTCTGGGGAGAACGCGGAGCTGGTCACCGACCCGCTCGGCTACCTGCGCGGCGTGTTCCGGGAGGTCTAG
- the malQ gene encoding 4-alpha-glucanotransferase, whose translation MANTELLEKLATAYGFGLTYRGMNNEIVSSPHSSMVKLLRALDVPLSDDPADEELHEALGAWRVHWDTRPLPPVVIAREGEETHFNVHVPEGAPADVWITLEDGSTSEVYQDENWAAPTFHDGVNWGEATFHTRGDVPMGWHTIHLSSKSDEREIEETCTLVVTPRVLTTNLELLKDPVWGVMAQLYSVRSENSWGIGDFHDLAELAEVVAAQGADYLLINPVHAAEPFPPVEDSPYLPTSRRFVNPIYIAAEDVPEFAQLDEETREEIAELSAELRAMNRSPEFIDRDTIFDTKLAILNEMFYIFEESDQSAFDEYVENQGEGLVNFARWCAYTELTREDERRHAVIITEEYDDLAQFYMWLQFLADTQLAQAQRRAKDAGMRIGIMTDLAVGVHPGGADANTLADVLVQDASVGAPPDGYSQQGQDWSQPPWHPFKLAEAGYKPWRDLLRTVLKNSGGIRVDHILGLFRLFWIPRMESPLDGVYMNYDHEAMLGILALEAERAGAVVVGEDLGTFEPWVQDVLRDRGVLGTSVIWFEHSPAGDRPMNPEEYRNLSMSSVGTHDLPPTAGYLKGAHNELRDALGIVEDSFEELDAKDVAWQGHVLANARDHGAFEGTPLADYDFDNLGRDERGDAEELVLGLTRFIAGTGSALTCTNLVDMVGDVRIQNQPGTNAEQYKNWCVPLSNSDGEPVLIEDLTSIDLFARVAEASARR comes from the coding sequence GTGGCTAACACGGAACTCCTCGAGAAACTAGCAACCGCCTATGGTTTCGGCCTGACCTACCGGGGCATGAACAACGAAATTGTGTCTTCGCCCCATTCATCCATGGTGAAATTGCTGCGCGCGCTCGACGTTCCGCTTTCCGACGATCCTGCAGACGAGGAACTCCACGAAGCCCTCGGTGCGTGGCGTGTGCACTGGGATACCCGCCCCCTACCTCCCGTTGTCATCGCCCGCGAGGGCGAAGAGACCCACTTCAACGTGCACGTGCCGGAGGGCGCTCCGGCCGATGTGTGGATCACCCTGGAAGACGGCTCCACCTCCGAGGTCTACCAGGACGAGAACTGGGCAGCTCCGACGTTCCATGACGGTGTGAACTGGGGCGAGGCCACATTCCACACGCGCGGGGATGTGCCGATGGGGTGGCATACGATCCATTTGTCGTCGAAAAGCGATGAGCGCGAGATTGAGGAAACCTGCACGCTGGTGGTGACTCCACGTGTGCTGACGACCAACCTGGAGCTGCTGAAGGACCCGGTGTGGGGTGTGATGGCGCAGCTGTACTCCGTGCGCTCGGAGAATTCGTGGGGAATCGGCGATTTCCACGATCTGGCTGAGCTCGCGGAGGTCGTCGCGGCGCAAGGCGCGGACTACCTGCTGATCAACCCGGTGCACGCCGCAGAACCGTTCCCGCCGGTGGAGGATTCGCCGTATCTGCCCACCTCACGGCGCTTTGTCAACCCGATCTACATCGCGGCGGAAGACGTGCCTGAGTTCGCGCAGCTGGATGAGGAGACCCGCGAGGAGATCGCCGAGCTCTCAGCTGAGCTGCGCGCGATGAACCGCTCGCCGGAGTTCATTGACCGCGACACGATCTTCGACACCAAACTGGCCATCCTCAACGAAATGTTCTACATCTTCGAGGAATCTGACCAATCAGCCTTCGACGAGTATGTGGAGAACCAGGGCGAGGGCCTGGTCAACTTCGCCCGCTGGTGCGCCTACACCGAGCTGACCCGTGAGGACGAGCGGCGCCACGCGGTCATCATCACCGAGGAGTACGACGACCTCGCACAGTTCTACATGTGGCTGCAGTTCCTCGCCGACACTCAGCTGGCGCAGGCGCAGCGTCGCGCCAAGGATGCCGGGATGCGCATTGGCATCATGACAGACCTGGCTGTCGGTGTTCACCCTGGCGGAGCAGACGCCAACACGTTGGCCGACGTGCTTGTCCAGGACGCATCCGTGGGTGCCCCGCCGGATGGGTACTCCCAGCAGGGCCAGGACTGGTCCCAGCCGCCGTGGCACCCCTTCAAGCTGGCCGAAGCGGGATACAAGCCGTGGCGTGACCTGCTGCGGACCGTGCTGAAGAACTCCGGCGGCATCCGCGTCGACCACATCCTCGGCCTGTTCCGCCTGTTCTGGATTCCGCGGATGGAGTCCCCGCTGGACGGCGTGTACATGAACTACGACCACGAGGCGATGCTGGGCATTCTCGCCCTCGAGGCGGAGCGCGCCGGGGCCGTCGTGGTCGGTGAGGACCTGGGCACCTTCGAGCCGTGGGTGCAGGACGTGCTGCGTGACCGCGGCGTGCTGGGCACGTCTGTGATCTGGTTCGAGCACTCCCCCGCCGGCGATCGCCCGATGAACCCGGAGGAGTACCGCAACCTGTCGATGAGCTCCGTCGGCACGCACGACCTGCCGCCGACCGCCGGCTACCTCAAGGGCGCGCACAACGAGCTGCGCGACGCCCTCGGCATTGTTGAGGACTCCTTTGAAGAGCTCGACGCGAAGGATGTCGCTTGGCAGGGCCACGTCTTGGCAAACGCCCGCGATCACGGCGCGTTCGAGGGCACCCCGCTGGCCGACTACGACTTCGACAACCTCGGCCGCGACGAGCGCGGCGACGCCGAAGAGCTCGTGCTCGGCCTGACGCGCTTCATCGCCGGTACCGGGTCGGCTTTGACCTGCACCAACCTCGTGGACATGGTGGGTGATGTGCGGATCCAGAACCAGCCGGGCACCAATGCCGAACAGTACAAGAACTGGTGCGTCCCGCTCTCCAACTCCGACGGCGAACCGGTGCTGATCGAGGACCTCACCAGCATCGACCTGTTCGCCCGGGTGGCGGAGGCATCTGCGCGGCGCTAA
- a CDS encoding AMP-dependent synthetase/ligase encodes MTSPETKIYSTPAGFELAPDDNCLTLAVKTIEKRPSAPIFSRPSGHDWEEVSGKEFIAQFRAVAKGLVANGVEQGDRVVLMADSSYEWALMDFAIMAAGAVSVPVYPSSSASQVQWIVEDSGAKIVVCDTEANRALYNNLVLREDGTAPLVDSPTQLKRSLAFATGGVGLLVEDGRGIGDDVIDERIANISHDDLMSIVYTSGTTGRPKGCLLTHLVWASQAMALLHNPIGSGLAAKPGTRYVTILPLAHVLARAVHLAATIGGAHQTHWSDTRTIPMALQRFEPYMILAVPRVYEKVRDGAYNKAADSSPIAARLFLQAEKAAIAYSKAMDTPEGPSKLQEAKHKVFDKLVYKKLRDAVGGKAVITISGGSAISAQLLHFFRGLGLTIYEGYGLTETAAAATVNNPEHIRIGTVGQPNNGYSVKINEDGEICFKGDGVIKGYWNNQKATDEAIIDGWFVTGDLGEIDEDGYVKITGRKKDLIVTAGGKNVSPGPMEDILRSHPLISQALVVGDGKPFVGVLVTLDDQEVARWKKEHSIPEDMEIGELVRKSAELRAEVQDAVNEVNRSVSQAEQIKKFRILDQDLTEESGEMTATMKIKRNVVFERYKKQIDRLYR; translated from the coding sequence ATGACTTCTCCCGAGACCAAAATCTACAGCACCCCGGCGGGGTTCGAACTCGCGCCGGACGACAACTGCCTCACCCTGGCCGTCAAGACCATTGAGAAGCGCCCGAGCGCGCCGATCTTCTCCCGCCCCTCCGGGCATGACTGGGAGGAAGTGAGCGGAAAAGAGTTCATCGCTCAGTTCCGCGCAGTGGCGAAGGGCCTGGTGGCGAACGGCGTTGAGCAGGGTGACCGCGTGGTCCTCATGGCAGACTCCAGCTACGAATGGGCGCTGATGGACTTCGCCATCATGGCGGCCGGAGCGGTGAGTGTTCCGGTGTACCCGTCGTCGTCGGCAAGCCAGGTGCAGTGGATTGTCGAGGACTCGGGCGCGAAAATCGTAGTCTGCGACACGGAAGCGAACCGTGCGCTGTACAACAACCTCGTGCTGCGTGAAGACGGTACGGCCCCGCTGGTCGATTCTCCGACGCAGCTGAAGCGCTCGCTTGCCTTCGCTACCGGCGGTGTGGGCCTGCTCGTGGAGGACGGCCGCGGCATCGGCGATGACGTCATCGACGAGCGCATTGCCAACATCTCCCACGACGACCTGATGTCCATCGTGTACACCTCGGGCACCACCGGCCGCCCGAAGGGCTGCCTGCTGACCCACCTGGTGTGGGCATCCCAGGCAATGGCCCTGCTGCACAATCCGATCGGCTCCGGACTGGCCGCGAAGCCGGGCACCCGCTACGTGACCATCCTCCCGCTGGCGCACGTTCTCGCGCGTGCCGTGCACCTTGCCGCCACCATCGGCGGTGCCCACCAGACACACTGGTCTGACACCCGCACCATTCCGATGGCGCTGCAGCGGTTCGAGCCGTACATGATTCTCGCTGTCCCGCGCGTGTACGAAAAAGTCCGCGATGGCGCGTACAACAAGGCGGCGGATTCCTCGCCGATCGCCGCTCGTCTCTTCCTGCAGGCGGAAAAGGCTGCGATCGCATACTCCAAGGCCATGGACACCCCCGAGGGGCCGTCCAAGCTGCAGGAGGCGAAGCACAAGGTCTTTGACAAGCTCGTGTACAAGAAGCTGCGCGACGCTGTCGGCGGCAAGGCCGTGATCACCATTTCCGGCGGCTCCGCGATTTCTGCGCAGCTGCTGCACTTCTTCCGCGGCCTGGGCTTGACCATCTACGAAGGCTACGGCCTGACCGAGACCGCCGCTGCTGCGACGGTGAACAACCCGGAGCACATCCGTATTGGCACTGTGGGCCAGCCCAACAACGGCTACTCCGTCAAGATCAATGAAGACGGTGAGATCTGCTTCAAGGGTGACGGCGTGATCAAGGGCTACTGGAACAACCAGAAAGCCACCGACGAAGCGATTATCGATGGCTGGTTTGTCACCGGTGACCTCGGCGAGATCGACGAAGACGGATACGTGAAGATCACCGGGCGCAAGAAGGACCTGATTGTCACCGCCGGCGGCAAGAACGTCTCCCCCGGACCGATGGAGGATATCCTGCGTTCCCACCCGCTGATCTCCCAGGCGCTTGTGGTCGGCGACGGCAAGCCCTTCGTCGGTGTGCTGGTCACCCTCGACGACCAAGAGGTGGCGCGCTGGAAGAAGGAGCACAGCATCCCCGAGGACATGGAAATCGGCGAGCTGGTGAGGAAGAGTGCCGAGTTGCGCGCTGAAGTCCAGGACGCCGTCAACGAGGTCAACCGCAGTGTTAGCCAGGCAGAGCAAATCAAGAAGTTCCGGATCCTCGACCAGGATCTGACCGAGGAGTCCGGCGAGATGACAGCCACGATGAAGATCAAGCGCAACGTCGTCTTCGAGCGGTACAAGAAGCAGATCGATAGACTTTACCGCTAA
- a CDS encoding AMP-dependent synthetase/ligase produces the protein MTLKTFTVDAPFTVAPDENCFSALVANAEKRPDIVLFTKPEAHEWVDVTAAEFVAEVREAAKGLIALGAQKGDRIALLSGARYEWPVADFAIMAAGLTTAAIYPSSSLEQVQWIVEDSGAVIALGKTHDHGVLFEHVTNSHLREILLFDDGGMDKLKEAGRSVSDEELDERIAGISHDDIASLVYTSGTTGRAKGCMITHLNWIFQVRGLLAHPAGQVAHRGNKVVTYLPLAHVMARSVHLAATLGETTQSHWQDVSTIAAEFQRVKPDLVLGVPRVYEKVRDAARRKASDGSAIGAKIFAEAEKTAIAYSESLDAGGPSLGLKLKRAVFDKLVYSKIREALGGKMEYGISGGSALGVPLGHFYRGAGLPVYEGYGLTETSSAAALSFGDDRKIGSVGKPMMGYTAKISDEGEICFAGPGVFTGYWGNEEATKEALIDGYFHTGDLGEIDEKGNISITGRKKDLLVTSGGKNVAPQPLEELLRQDPLISQAVVVGDGKPFIGALIALDEDALTSWKEARGIDPDAPTYKLAKRNDLRMEIQDAVNRTNHAVSKAEAIKKFRILPRDLTEADGELTPSLKVKRPAVLESFAHQMRKLYG, from the coding sequence ATGACCTTGAAGACCTTCACTGTTGATGCCCCGTTCACCGTCGCCCCCGACGAAAACTGCTTTTCGGCATTAGTAGCTAATGCTGAGAAGCGGCCGGACATTGTCTTGTTCACCAAGCCCGAAGCCCACGAGTGGGTGGACGTGACCGCCGCCGAGTTCGTCGCGGAGGTCCGTGAAGCGGCCAAGGGTCTCATTGCTCTCGGTGCCCAGAAGGGCGACCGCATCGCGCTGCTCTCCGGCGCGCGCTACGAGTGGCCGGTCGCTGACTTCGCCATCATGGCCGCCGGGCTGACCACCGCAGCGATCTACCCGTCCAGTTCGCTCGAGCAGGTGCAGTGGATCGTCGAAGACTCCGGCGCGGTCATCGCCCTTGGCAAGACCCACGACCACGGTGTGCTCTTCGAGCACGTCACCAACTCTCATCTGCGCGAAATCCTGCTTTTCGACGACGGCGGCATGGACAAGCTCAAAGAAGCCGGCCGCTCCGTTTCTGACGAGGAACTCGACGAGCGCATCGCGGGCATCTCCCACGATGACATCGCCTCCCTCGTCTACACCTCCGGCACCACCGGCCGCGCCAAGGGGTGCATGATCACCCACCTAAACTGGATCTTCCAGGTCCGCGGTCTGTTGGCTCACCCGGCCGGCCAGGTAGCCCACCGCGGCAACAAGGTGGTCACTTACCTTCCGCTCGCGCACGTCATGGCGCGCTCGGTCCACCTCGCCGCCACCCTCGGCGAGACCACCCAGTCCCACTGGCAGGACGTGTCCACCATCGCGGCCGAGTTCCAGCGGGTCAAGCCCGATCTGGTTCTAGGCGTCCCGCGCGTGTATGAGAAGGTGCGCGATGCTGCTCGTCGTAAAGCATCGGATGGCTCCGCGATCGGTGCGAAGATCTTCGCCGAGGCCGAAAAGACCGCCATCGCATACTCCGAATCGCTCGATGCGGGCGGGCCGTCACTGGGGCTCAAGCTCAAGCGCGCCGTCTTTGACAAGCTGGTCTACTCCAAGATCCGCGAGGCGCTCGGCGGCAAGATGGAATACGGCATCTCCGGCGGTTCCGCACTCGGCGTGCCGCTCGGCCACTTCTACCGCGGCGCTGGCCTGCCGGTGTACGAGGGCTACGGCCTGACCGAAACCTCCTCCGCCGCCGCCTTGAGCTTCGGCGACGACCGCAAGATCGGCTCCGTGGGCAAACCGATGATGGGCTACACGGCGAAAATCAGCGACGAGGGCGAGATCTGCTTCGCCGGCCCGGGCGTGTTCACCGGGTACTGGGGCAATGAGGAGGCCACGAAAGAAGCGCTTATCGACGGCTACTTTCACACCGGCGACCTCGGCGAAATCGACGAGAAGGGAAACATTTCGATCACCGGCCGCAAGAAGGATCTGCTGGTCACGTCCGGCGGCAAGAACGTCGCCCCGCAGCCGCTCGAGGAACTGCTGCGCCAGGATCCGCTGATCTCCCAGGCAGTCGTCGTCGGGGACGGAAAGCCCTTCATCGGTGCGCTCATCGCGCTCGACGAGGACGCCCTGACATCCTGGAAGGAAGCCCGCGGCATCGACCCAGACGCCCCCACCTACAAGCTGGCGAAACGCAACGACCTGCGCATGGAAATCCAAGACGCCGTCAACCGCACCAACCACGCTGTTTCGAAGGCTGAGGCGATCAAGAAATTCCGCATTCTCCCGCGCGATCTCACCGAAGCAGACGGCGAACTCACCCCGTCCCTGAAAGTCAAGCGTCCGGCCGTGTTGGAGAGCTTCGCGCACCAGATGCGGAAGCTCTACGGATAA